One Actinomadura viridis genomic region harbors:
- a CDS encoding class E sortase, which produces MRSPVVIVTLLATAAAPFQAPAGAAPGSAPSRVPAPATAPLSAALPPASARAASPTAPLAPSGAARPRKGERIARISIPRLNLRRPVHEGVSQRVLARGLGHYPRTAAPGQVGNSVILGHRTTHLAPFHDLGLMRRGDRITLRSGGRTYVYRVYAKRVIAGTNTRVLAPVPFHWSRKARSSVLTLITCHPKGSDRQRLVVLARKVTGKAGKPGKTARPAARPR; this is translated from the coding sequence ATGCGTTCACCAGTCGTCATCGTCACCCTCTTGGCGACGGCCGCGGCCCCGTTCCAGGCTCCGGCCGGAGCCGCGCCGGGATCGGCTCCCTCCCGGGTGCCGGCACCGGCCACGGCACCCCTATCGGCGGCGCTCCCTCCCGCGTCCGCGCGGGCGGCCTCGCCCACCGCCCCCCTGGCACCGTCCGGTGCGGCCCGGCCCCGGAAAGGTGAACGGATCGCGCGGATCTCCATCCCGCGGCTGAACCTGCGCCGCCCGGTCCACGAAGGGGTGTCCCAGCGCGTCCTGGCCCGCGGCCTCGGCCACTACCCGCGTACGGCTGCGCCCGGCCAGGTCGGCAACTCGGTCATCCTGGGCCACCGCACGACCCACCTCGCCCCGTTCCACGACCTCGGCCTGATGCGCCGGGGCGACCGGATCACGCTCCGCAGCGGTGGGCGGACGTACGTCTACCGCGTCTACGCCAAGCGCGTCATCGCCGGCACCAACACCAGGGTCCTCGCGCCGGTCCCGTTCCACTGGAGCCGGAAGGCCAGGAGCAGCGTCCTCACCCTGATCACCTGCCACCCCAAGGGGTCGGACCGGCAACGGCTGGTCGTACTGGCCCGGAAGGTGACGGGGAAGGCGGGGAAGCCCGGGAAGACCGCGCGGCCGGCGGCGAGGCCGCGATGA
- a CDS encoding chaplin family protein, which translates to MRDWTKNISRAALVAAGIAMTGAGLASGSALADNTNGNSSVLGGNQINIPITAPINACGNNVAVLGATNSMCQGGASVTNRGTGNGNDTTSGKSSVAGGNQIDVPVNAPINVCGNNVAALGVAKGNCKGGASVTNPGNGNGNGTGNDKTSGNSSVGGGNQVDVPVNAPVNVCGNNVTVGGVANGNCRPSTSPSNPPTNPNPDPSTPPNAGGTATTNQAGTPAKAPVTTNNKPVTTNSAPVTTNNKPVTTNDKPVTTRNSPNANSNTPVTGTDKTSGNSSVAGGNQVDAPVNAPVDVCGNDGTINGVASKSCQTHAKVSHKPGESCKHANCKAGGVAKKGHGHGRGHGHGHGHGHGHGRVTSKRPIGELGGSIGGIKTGRHLPSTKRLAYPEDRPGVVQNPGRAAHPAGSVDVPGTTALPGYQGLPTASGLPGAQGFARGIGDAFPMAHHAAGGPSLTRGLPIGERGTQTGR; encoded by the coding sequence ATGCGGGACTGGACGAAGAACATCAGCCGCGCCGCTCTGGTGGCGGCGGGCATCGCCATGACGGGGGCGGGGCTGGCCTCCGGCAGCGCCCTCGCCGACAACACCAACGGCAACAGCAGCGTCCTCGGCGGCAACCAGATCAACATCCCGATCACGGCGCCGATCAACGCCTGCGGCAACAACGTCGCCGTCCTCGGAGCGACCAACTCCATGTGCCAGGGCGGCGCGAGCGTCACCAACCGGGGAACCGGCAACGGCAACGACACCACCTCGGGCAAGAGCAGCGTCGCGGGCGGCAACCAGATCGACGTCCCGGTCAACGCGCCGATCAACGTCTGCGGCAACAACGTCGCGGCCCTCGGCGTCGCCAAGGGCAACTGCAAGGGGGGCGCCAGCGTCACCAACCCGGGCAACGGCAACGGCAACGGCACCGGCAACGACAAGACCTCGGGCAACAGCAGCGTCGGCGGCGGCAACCAGGTCGACGTGCCCGTCAACGCGCCGGTCAACGTGTGCGGTAACAACGTGACGGTGGGCGGCGTCGCCAACGGCAACTGCCGCCCGAGCACCTCGCCGAGCAACCCGCCCACCAACCCGAACCCGGACCCCAGCACGCCGCCGAACGCCGGCGGCACCGCCACGACCAACCAGGCCGGCACCCCGGCCAAGGCTCCGGTCACGACCAACAACAAGCCGGTCACGACCAACAGCGCTCCGGTCACGACCAACAACAAGCCGGTCACGACCAATGACAAGCCGGTCACCACCCGGAACTCGCCGAACGCGAACAGCAACACTCCGGTCACCGGCACCGACAAGACCTCGGGCAACAGCAGCGTCGCCGGAGGCAACCAGGTCGACGCCCCGGTCAACGCGCCGGTCGACGTCTGCGGCAACGACGGCACCATCAACGGCGTCGCCTCGAAGAGCTGCCAGACCCACGCCAAGGTGAGCCACAAGCCCGGCGAGTCCTGCAAGCACGCGAACTGCAAGGCCGGCGGCGTCGCCAAGAAGGGCCACGGCCACGGTCGCGGCCACGGCCACGGCCACGGCCATGGCCACGGTCACGGCCGTGTCACGTCCAAGCGGCCGATCGGCGAGCTGGGCGGCTCGATCGGCGGCATCAAGACCGGGCGGCACCTGCCGTCCACCAAGCGGCTCGCCTACCCGGAGGACCGCCCGGGCGTCGTCCAGAACCCGGGCCGGGCCGCGCACCCGGCCGGCTCCGTGGACGTCCCGGGCACCACGGCCCTGCCGGGCTACCAGGGCCTGCCCACCGCCTCCGGCCTGCCGGGGGCCCAGGGGTTCGCGCGCGGCATCGGGGACGCCTTCCCCATGGCGCACCACGCCGCCGGCGGCCCGTCCCTGACCAGGGGGCTCCCGATCGGCGAGCGCGGCACCCAGACGGGCCGCTGA
- a CDS encoding DUF742 domain-containing protein, with protein MNGPGNEWLDDEAGPLVRSYALTRGRARPRTRGEGFEMIAIIATVATPSAATPEIGPEHLAIVDLCTRPHSVAEVSARLGLPLVVVRVLLGDLLAHRLIAVRRPQQESQTVTEHLLREVLHGLEAL; from the coding sequence ATGAACGGCCCCGGAAACGAATGGCTCGACGACGAGGCCGGCCCCCTCGTCCGCTCGTACGCGCTGACGCGGGGCCGGGCCCGGCCCCGCACCCGCGGTGAGGGCTTCGAGATGATCGCCATCATCGCCACGGTGGCGACCCCGTCCGCCGCCACGCCCGAGATCGGCCCCGAGCATCTGGCCATCGTGGACCTGTGCACGCGTCCCCACTCCGTGGCGGAGGTCTCCGCCCGGCTGGGGCTGCCGCTCGTGGTGGTCCGGGTGCTCCTCGGCGATCTGCTCGCCCACCGGCTCATCGCGGTCCGGCGCCCGCAACAGGAGAGCCAGACCGTGACCGAACATCTGCTCAGGGAAGTGCTCCATGGACTCGAGGCGCTCTGA
- a CDS encoding GTP-binding protein yields the protein MPLAVKILVAGGFGVGKTTFVGAVSEIKPLQTEEVLTEQSVGVDDTSGVDRKTTTTVAMDFGRITIRDGLILYLFGTPGQDRFWFMWDELSHGALGAIILADTRRLADCFPAVDYFENRGLPFIMGVNCFDDGYDYAGDEIREALDLSDDTPVVMCDARSRDSAKSVLTTLVKYLLTVNGEGRRSQRASQYT from the coding sequence ATGCCACTCGCGGTCAAGATCCTCGTGGCGGGGGGCTTCGGGGTCGGCAAGACCACCTTCGTCGGCGCGGTGAGCGAGATCAAGCCGCTGCAGACCGAGGAGGTCCTCACCGAGCAGAGCGTCGGGGTGGACGACACCTCCGGCGTGGACCGCAAGACGACCACCACGGTCGCCATGGACTTCGGCCGGATCACCATCCGCGACGGGCTGATCCTCTACCTGTTCGGCACGCCCGGGCAGGACCGCTTCTGGTTCATGTGGGACGAGCTGTCGCACGGCGCGCTGGGTGCGATCATCCTGGCCGACACCCGCCGGCTGGCCGACTGCTTCCCGGCCGTCGACTACTTCGAGAACCGCGGGCTGCCGTTCATCATGGGAGTCAACTGCTTCGACGACGGATACGACTACGCCGGCGACGAGATCCGGGAGGCGCTGGACCTCAGCGACGACACCCCGGTGGTGATGTGCGACGCGCGCAGCCGCGACTCCGCCAAGAGCGTGCTGACGACCCTGGTGAAGTACCTGCTCACGGTGAACGGCGAGGGCCGCCGCTCGCAGCGGGCCAGCCAGTACACCTGA
- a CDS encoding nitrate- and nitrite sensing domain-containing protein: MAVSLVSLSVLWAFAASVTLGEGLNLRNVETVQDHFEYPSGALGSSLQAERRLTMVYLGSKAPTDAAAMEAGRLVTDRQADLFRRLAGDKGALDSAPEQTRQLAKEIINGLNGLVAKRNAIDMGRTQRGQAFTDYTSLIGGIGTLQGTLSTLGNAEVAKDARNQVALARAREALSQEDALMAGVLATGRFTRAEHNEFVKLVGTYRSLYDIASPELRPVDRAFFRRVTSTPQYGRLRTMEDRYVANPRIGRKDAQTVPVLWKTTVDSNLTRLRGLELSLVAAAEQRAKPISDAIIMRVVLAGVLGLIAVILSVGLAIWAARSVIRDLNGLKREALDLANSRLPGVIQRLRRGDEVDVVAEAPPLSFGTREIDQVGQAFNAARRTAIQGAVEEAGLRRGISEVFVNLARRSQTLLHRQLNLLDSMERRITEPDDLEDLFRIDHLATRMRRHAEGLIILSGQAPGRGWRNPVAVIDVARAAASEVEDYTRVTVAPMPKAAISGVAVADVIHLLAELIENATSFSPPHTSVQVTGQAVARGFTLEIEDRGLSMDEESLAAANARLAEPPEFDLSDSAQLGLFVVGRLAQRHRIKVTLRTSPFGGMSAVVLIPEDIVVHGDGEAYDEAQLALTRRSEDALLPVGVVRGGGQGGRPALPAGAGGPVLRLHSNDNEPEMPQGARHRRAQGEPPQPMPEPPAPTPPTPPTPPPPSAVPPPGAEPPAASRPYVQELRPERRQNSGGATGPLRRPPGGGSRGGGGGGPRGGRPDLPKRVRQANLAPQLREEATGENGVQAEPASPPRAERSPEELRSMMSSIQRGTRRGRTESTVEFDEGS, translated from the coding sequence GTGGCCGTGTCGCTGGTGTCGCTGAGCGTCCTGTGGGCGTTCGCCGCCAGCGTGACCCTCGGTGAGGGACTCAACCTGCGGAACGTGGAAACGGTCCAGGATCATTTCGAGTACCCTTCGGGAGCGCTCGGCAGCTCCCTTCAGGCCGAGCGCCGCCTCACCATGGTCTATCTCGGCAGTAAAGCCCCCACCGACGCCGCGGCGATGGAAGCCGGCCGGCTGGTCACCGACCGCCAGGCCGACCTGTTCCGCCGCCTGGCCGGTGACAAGGGCGCGCTCGACAGCGCCCCCGAACAGACCCGCCAGCTCGCCAAGGAGATCATCAATGGTCTGAACGGGCTGGTCGCCAAGCGCAACGCCATCGACATGGGCCGCACCCAGCGCGGCCAGGCGTTCACCGACTACACCAGCCTCATCGGCGGCATCGGCACCCTGCAGGGCACCCTGTCCACGCTGGGCAACGCCGAGGTCGCCAAGGACGCCCGTAACCAGGTCGCCCTCGCCCGCGCCCGGGAGGCGCTCTCCCAGGAGGACGCGCTCATGGCGGGCGTGCTGGCCACGGGCCGGTTCACGCGCGCCGAGCACAACGAGTTCGTCAAGCTGGTGGGCACGTACCGGTCGCTGTACGACATCGCCTCGCCCGAGCTGCGTCCCGTCGACCGGGCCTTCTTCCGCCGGGTGACCAGCACGCCGCAGTACGGCCGCCTCCGCACGATGGAGGACCGCTACGTCGCCAACCCGCGCATCGGCAGGAAGGACGCGCAGACCGTCCCCGTGCTGTGGAAGACCACCGTCGACTCCAACCTCACCCGCCTGCGCGGGCTGGAGCTCTCCCTGGTGGCCGCCGCGGAGCAGCGCGCCAAGCCCATCTCGGACGCCATCATCATGCGGGTCGTGCTGGCCGGCGTGCTGGGCCTGATCGCGGTCATCCTGTCGGTGGGCCTGGCGATCTGGGCCGCCCGCTCGGTCATCCGCGACCTGAACGGCCTCAAGCGCGAGGCGCTCGACCTGGCCAACAGCCGGCTGCCGGGCGTCATCCAGCGGCTGCGCCGCGGTGACGAGGTCGACGTCGTCGCCGAGGCGCCGCCGCTGTCCTTCGGCACCCGGGAGATCGACCAGGTCGGCCAGGCGTTCAACGCCGCCCGCCGGACCGCGATCCAGGGCGCGGTCGAGGAGGCCGGGCTGCGCCGCGGCATCAGCGAGGTCTTCGTCAACCTGGCCCGCCGCAGCCAGACGCTGCTGCACCGCCAGCTCAACCTGCTGGACTCCATGGAACGCCGGATCACCGAGCCGGACGACCTGGAGGACCTGTTCCGCATCGACCACCTCGCGACCCGCATGCGCCGGCACGCGGAAGGTCTGATCATCCTCTCCGGCCAGGCGCCGGGCCGAGGCTGGCGCAACCCCGTCGCGGTCATCGACGTGGCCCGCGCCGCCGCCTCCGAGGTCGAGGACTACACCCGGGTGACGGTGGCGCCGATGCCCAAGGCCGCGATCTCCGGGGTGGCCGTCGCCGACGTCATCCACCTGCTCGCCGAGCTGATCGAGAACGCGACCTCGTTCTCCCCGCCGCACACCAGCGTCCAGGTGACCGGTCAGGCGGTGGCGCGCGGCTTCACGCTGGAGATCGAGGACCGCGGGCTGAGCATGGACGAGGAGAGCCTGGCGGCGGCCAACGCCCGGCTGGCCGAGCCGCCCGAGTTCGACCTGTCCGACAGCGCCCAGCTCGGCCTGTTCGTGGTCGGCCGGCTGGCCCAGCGGCACCGGATCAAGGTCACCCTGCGGACCTCGCCGTTCGGCGGGATGAGCGCGGTGGTGCTGATCCCCGAGGACATCGTCGTGCACGGCGACGGCGAGGCCTACGACGAGGCGCAGCTGGCGCTCACCCGCCGCAGCGAGGACGCTCTGCTCCCGGTCGGCGTCGTCCGCGGCGGCGGCCAGGGCGGCCGGCCCGCGCTCCCCGCGGGGGCGGGCGGCCCGGTGCTGCGCCTGCACTCCAACGACAACGAACCGGAGATGCCGCAAGGCGCGCGGCATCGCAGAGCACAGGGGGAGCCGCCGCAGCCCATGCCCGAACCACCCGCTCCCACTCCGCCCACCCCACCCACTCCTCCGCCCCCGTCCGCGGTCCCTCCGCCCGGGGCCGAGCCCCCGGCGGCGTCCCGGCCCTACGTCCAGGAACTCCGTCCGGAACGGCGGCAGAACAGCGGCGGTGCCACCGGCCCGCTGCGCCGCCCGCCGGGCGGCGGCTCCCGGGGCGGCGGGGGCGGTGGCCCGCGCGGCGGCCGTCCCGACCTGCCCAAGCGGGTCCGGCAGGCCAACCTGGCCCCGCAGCTGCGCGAGGAGGCGACCGGCGAGAACGGCGTCCAGGCCGAGCCGGCGTCGCCCCCGAGGGCCGAACGCTCGCCCGAGGAACTGCGGTCGATGATGTCCTCCATCCAGCGGGGCACGCGCCGCGGCCGCACCGAGTCGACCGTCGAGTTCGACGAGGGGTCGTGA